In Spirochaetota bacterium, the sequence ATTTAAAAAACTTTTTCTTGAATAAAAACAATCTCTGGTAAATAGTGTATTATATTATACAATAAATCTTTAACATTGTGAAACGAGGATATATGAATACAAAAACCACTGATAGAATATTCACACTGATTGAGTCTATACCCTTTCTGACCAAGCTGGTACGAAAAGGGGGTATTCGATTAAAGTGGGTTGTAACAGTTTCAATGTTAATGGTGATTGTAATTGCTATAATCAGCTTTTTACTGATAAGCATTTCCGAACGTGCCCTGATAAAAGCTAATGATAAATTATGCCAGACAATAGCTTACAATATATCCTCTTCTGAAAGTTTTTTAACAGCAGAAAAAAAGCCACTGAAGCGATCTCTTATATTGCAGGATATTGTGAAAGGTTTATCAAAAACAAATATAGAAGGCTTTGTATATGCAGCTGTTTATGATACACAAGGAATCATAGCAGAAAAAAAATATACGTATGCAGCACATTCTCAGGCTAAATTCCATGGTAAATATTACTCAAAGGACCTTATAACACAATTTGAAAAAATAAATACAACAGTAAAAGAAAACATTGAATTAGTTATCGACTCAAAACCAACACAATGTTACCGTTACCGTATTCCATTTGAGTTTTTCAAAGCAAAAATTGGAATTATTGAGATAGTTTTTACAGAAGATGCAATCCTTGGCCCTGTACACAGAGCACGGCTGGTGATGCTTATCATTGCAACTTTTTTGCTTTCCTTAAGCATCTATGCAGCAATGCGCATTGCACGACAGATGGTGGAACCCATTGTACAACTGACATCAGGTGTTATTCAGGTTAAAAAAGGTGATCTTACTACCCGGCTTACTGTAACAACACATGATGAAATCGGCATCCTGACCGAAGAATTTAACGAAATGATTAATCATCTTCGCGAGAAGCTTAAAATGCAAAAATTTGTTTCAGAATCAACTATCTCCATGATACGTGAAAAAAGAGATGATGAACTTGACCTTGGTGGAACAAGGAAAAATATGGCTTTTCTTTTCTCTGATATACGAGGTTTTACTGCCATGTCAGAAAAACTGCCACCCGAAGAAGTTGTATCTATTCTCAATGAGTACCTTGATCTGCAGGCTTCAATTATTAAAAAGCATGGCGGCGATATTGATAAATTTGTGGGCGATGAGATAATGGCAGTGTTTGAAGATAAAAAGAAGGCTGATAGTGCTGTTGAAGCAGCGGTGGAAATAATCGAATCCATTGATAATCTTAATAAACAGCGTGCAAAAGAAGGAAAAATCACTGTTACGGTGGGCATTGGCATTCATATGGGTGATGTTGTCCATGGAAGAATGGGATCAAAGGAACGTATGGATTTTACCTCAATTGGCGATGCTGTTAATCTTGCAGCACGACTTTGTTCGCATGCAGATTCGCAAACTATTCTGGTATCAAAGGAAATAATTGATAATCTGTCAAAAAGAAAATTTAAGGGTAAAAAACTTGATCCCATCAAGGTTAAAGGGAAGGAACAACCAATACCAATATTCCAGATTACGGGAAAAGCATAATTAATCCTGATGTATTATAGGGTGGAATTCTTTCCTTATAAAATAGCTGATTTTACGTAATATTTCTTTGTACTGTTTTTTATTGTTTTTTAT encodes:
- a CDS encoding adenylate/guanylate cyclase domain-containing protein — encoded protein: MNTKTTDRIFTLIESIPFLTKLVRKGGIRLKWVVTVSMLMVIVIAIISFLLISISERALIKANDKLCQTIAYNISSSESFLTAEKKPLKRSLILQDIVKGLSKTNIEGFVYAAVYDTQGIIAEKKYTYAAHSQAKFHGKYYSKDLITQFEKINTTVKENIELVIDSKPTQCYRYRIPFEFFKAKIGIIEIVFTEDAILGPVHRARLVMLIIATFLLSLSIYAAMRIARQMVEPIVQLTSGVIQVKKGDLTTRLTVTTHDEIGILTEEFNEMINHLREKLKMQKFVSESTISMIREKRDDELDLGGTRKNMAFLFSDIRGFTAMSEKLPPEEVVSILNEYLDLQASIIKKHGGDIDKFVGDEIMAVFEDKKKADSAVEAAVEIIESIDNLNKQRAKEGKITVTVGIGIHMGDVVHGRMGSKERMDFTSIGDAVNLAARLCSHADSQTILVSKEIIDNLSKRKFKGKKLDPIKVKGKEQPIPIFQITGKA